Part of the Arsenicicoccus sp. oral taxon 190 genome, GGTCCACGCCCTGCGGGCCCGACACCGTCTTGACCTTCACGACGGAGCTCGTGAGCGGGTACTCCGCGTAGTAGCGGTCGGAGCCGACGTTCTTGAGGTGGATGGCCACCGACCCCGCGAAGCCCGGCGCCTTGAGCGCGGAGACCTGGTAGGAGACGGCCAGGTCGTGAGCGGGGGCGGCGTCGGCGGCGTGGGCCGGGACCGCGGCGGCGCCGAGAGCGCCCGTGGCGAGGGCTCCGGCGGCGAGCAGGGTCGCGGCGCGGCGCCCGAACGAGGTGCGGCTGCGGGTGGGCATGGAGGTGGTTCCTTCCGGGAGGTGGTGGCAGGGCGGCTGGGACGGCATACGGGCTGGTCGGGCGCCGGTCACGGCTTGGGGGTGGGAATCTCGGCCGGGTCGCGGTAGATCGAGACCTGGACGGCGTTGGCCAGCGGCGCCTCGCCCCGGAAGGCCCACGGCGTCGACCACGTGCCGTCGAGCTTGCAGCGCTGCTGGGTGCCCTCGTAGGCGACCGTGCGGAAGCCGTAGGTGGCCTTGCCCGTGGCGCGCGCGGGCACCTGGTAGGGGCCGATGGTCTGCCCGGCGGTCCAGGCCAGGGAGTAGGAGATGCCCGGCTTGATGCTGGCCTTGACCCCGGAGAACTCCCCGCCGATGTCACCCTCGAGCTTGAGGGTGATGGTCTCGGTCTTGGAGAGGTTCTGGGTCAGCGGGAGCGGCGCGTCGGTGCTGTTGTGGGTGTCGATCGTCCCGACGCCGGTGAACTTCTCCTTGACCTCGTAGACCACCGTCCGGTAGTCCTCCCACGGGTTGCACACCGGGCGCGGGTTGAGGATGTTGGGCTTGACCTTGGCCGAGCCGTGGGTGGTGTGCACGATCGGGAGCCTGGGGTTGGTCTCCGGCACGTTGGGCCAGGAGTCCTCGATCGTGTCGGCGTGCGCGGGCAGCGCGCTCAACGCGGTCAGGGCCAGGGTGCCGGCGAGGGCGCCGGCGGTGCGCAGCAGGGGCGTCTTCATCAGGGTCTCCTCCAGAGCGGTCAGGCGTCGTATGCCGTCCCCCCGGGACGGCGACGCACCGGACGCTAGGCCTGCTGCGGCCCGGCCCGGGAGGGGTCCGCGACGAAGGTCCACGCCGGGGTCGACGAAGGTCGACGTCAGGCCGGCCTGGAGCGGCCGGCGCCGTCAGGCCGGCCTGGGGCGGCCGCTGCCGTCAGGCCGGGACGCCGAGGAACTCGCGCCACCGCGGCAGCTCGCGCCGCGCCTGCGCGAGCCCGAGGTCGTAGCTCTGCTGGAGGCGGGCGACGCGGCGCTCGCCGTTGCTCACCGGCATCCGGTCGGGGACGAAGACCATCGCCCGGCCCTGCCGCTCCAGCTCCCACAGCTGCTCGCGGGTCTCGTTGTAGCGGCGCCACCGCTGCAGGATCGCGTCGGCGACGGCGGGGTAGCGGCGGAAGTACCTGCGGTAGAAGGCCGGTCGCCGCTCGGGCCGCTTGACGTAGTCGCGCTCGCGGGTCAGCACGACGAGGAACCTGTCGTAGCCGTCCTGCTGCGCGACGTCCAGCGGGATCCCGCCGGAGGGGCCCAGCGCCCCGTCGACGTAGCGCACGTCGTCGATCGTCGTGATGGGCATGACCACGGGCATCGTGGAGGAGGCCCGCACCCGCACCGTCAGGTCGCGCAGCTGCGGCATGTCCTCGCGGCCCCAGTAGACGTGCTCCCCGGTGTCGCAGCGCACCGCGCCGATGCGCAGGCGAGCGGGGTTGGCGGTGAAGGTCTCCCAGTCGAAGGGCAGCGCCTGGTCCGGCAGGGAGGTCTCCTCGTAGATGTACTGCGCATTGAACATCCCCTGCCCGCGCAGGAAGGTCCGCAGGTCGCCAAAGCGCGGGTCCGCGGCGAAGTCGACGAAGGACCGCTTGGCGCGGGCGGCGTCGCGGGACAGGTAGTTGCAGGTGTGGCTGGAGCCCGCGGAGATCCCGGCGACGTAGTCCAGGTGGATCCCCGCCTGCAGCAGGGTCGTGACGACGGCCGCGGTGTAGCTGCCTCGCATCCCGCCGCCCTCGAAGACGAGGGCGGTGTCGGTCACGGTGCTCGTCAGGGCGCTCACGTCGCCCATCCTCGCACCGGACCGTGGGGAGTCGGGGTCAACGGCCGAGCTGCGGGTCGCTCACGCTCGGCGCGCCGGTCTCCAGGTGGCCGGCGAGGACCCGCCGGAAGCCGGTGCCGGGCACGGTCACGGTCAGGTCGTACCACCCGCCCGAGCGGCGGGTGTCGACCCGCACCGCCGAGCGGGAGCGGCCCTTGCCGCGCCCGTGGTCGCGCAGGGAGGCGCTGCCGCCGCCCTGCTCGTCGCCGCCCTGCTCGTCGCTAACCTCAGCGTCGCCGCCGGCGCGCAGCGCGGCCGGGTAGGCGCTGGTGATCTCCACGTCGACCTCCCGGCCCAGCCGGGTCACCACGAGGCGCAGCCGGCCGGAGCGGCCCTGCGGCTCGAGCGAGACGGTGACCGCGTCCTGCGAGCGGTCGCCGGCATACGACCGGAAGAACCCGTTGGGGCCGTGCACGTCGACGTGGTAGGCGCCGGTGGCCGGCAGCGTCGCGCTGACCGAGCGTCCCGCCTCGACGGTGTAGCTGCGCGGCGCGTCGGCGGGCTCGAGCAGCCGCGCCTGCAGTGCCGCGCCGAGCCGGCCGCGGTTGGTGAGCGTCAGCGTGAGCCCCTGGTCGCTGGGCCGCTCGTCGAGGCGCAGGTCGTAGCCGAGCGGGCGGGCCGGCCGGGTCCCCGGCTCCTGGCGGGGCATCGTGCCCGCCGCCGGAGGCACCGGCTTGTAGTCGGGGTGGCGCTGCCGGTCGGTGGGCGCCCAGCCGGCGACGTCCATCAGCCGCGGCGGGGTCGCCGGGGTGCGGGAGAAATCGAAGGCGCTGGTCAGGTCCCCGAAGACGGCCCGCCGCCAGGGGGTGATCTGCGGCTCGCGCACCCCGAAGCGCTTCTCCATGAAGCGGATCACCGAGGTGTGGTCGAAGGCCTCCGAGCACACCCAGCCGCCGGTGCTCCACGGCGAGACGACCCACATCGGCACGCGCGGGCCGGCGCCGTACGCCCCCGACGGGAACCTCTTGTCGCCGGCCTTGCCCGGGAAGTACTCGTACTCCGTCGACACGGTCGAGGCGCCCGGGATGTCCGGGTTGGTGGCCATCGGCGGGACGAGGTGGTCGAAGAAGCCGTCGTTCTCGTCGTAGGTGATGAACAGCGCTGTCCTGGACCACACCTCGGGGTTGCTGGTGAGGGCGTCCAGCACCTGAGCGATGTACCACGCGCCGTAGGCGGTCGGCCAGTTGCTGTGCTCGGAGAAGGCCTCGGGAGCGGAGATGTAGGACACCGCGGGGAGGCGACCCGTGCGCACGTCCTCGCGCAGGATCCGGAAGTAGTCGTCCCCGGTGCGGGCGGTGGTGCCGCGGCGGGCCTTCTCGTAGAGCGGATCCCCGGGCTTGGCGTTGCGGTAGCTGTTGAAGTAGAGCAGCGAGGTGTCGCCGTAGTTGCCGATGTAGGGGTCCTGGGTCCAGCCCCACGAGCCCGCGGCGTCCAGGCCGGTGCCCTCGTCCTGGTAGACCTTCCACGACACCCCGGCCGCCTCGAGCCGCTCGGGGTAGGTGGTCCAGCCGTAGCCGAGCTCCTCGTTGTAGAGCTCCGGGCCACCGCCCTTGCCGTCGTTGCCGACCCACCCGGACCACAGGTAGTAGCGGTTGGGGTCGGTGTTGCCGATGAAGGAGCAGTAGTAGCCGTCGCAGACCGTGAACGCGTCGGCCAGCTGGTAGTGGAACGCCGCGTCGCGCCGCTCCAGGTGCGCCATCGTCGTCGTGCCCTTGGCGGGCAGCCACCGGTCGTAGCGGCCGCGGTTGACGGCCATCTGGCCGTCCCACCAGCCGTGCGGCAGCCCCTCGAGGAAGGCGTGGCCGAGCTGGTCCTGGTCGGGGCGGAAGGGCAGCACCTCCCGGGTCCCGTCGCTCTGGTGCCACACGTCCTTGCCGCTCGGCAGCACCGCCGGGTGCGGGTCGCCGAAGCCCCGCACCCCGCGCAGCGCGCCGAGGTAGTGGTCGAACGACCGGTTCTCCTGCATGAGCACGACCACGTGCTCGACGTCGCGGATCGAGCCGTGCCGCCGGCTGGCCGGGATGGACGCGGCGCGGGCGATGCTGTCCGACAGCACCGTCATGGCCGTGGTCGCGCCGGCGACCTGCAGGAACCGGCGCCGGTCCATCGCGGTGACGTGCCGCTCGGGCTGCTGGGGAGGGTGGGGCATGGGGACCTCCGGGTCGGGTGAGCTGGT contains:
- a CDS encoding patatin-like phospholipase family protein yields the protein MGDVSALTSTVTDTALVFEGGGMRGSYTAAVVTTLLQAGIHLDYVAGISAGSSHTCNYLSRDAARAKRSFVDFAADPRFGDLRTFLRGQGMFNAQYIYEETSLPDQALPFDWETFTANPARLRIGAVRCDTGEHVYWGREDMPQLRDLTVRVRASSTMPVVMPITTIDDVRYVDGALGPSGGIPLDVAQQDGYDRFLVVLTRERDYVKRPERRPAFYRRYFRRYPAVADAILQRWRRYNETREQLWELERQGRAMVFVPDRMPVSNGERRVARLQQSYDLGLAQARRELPRWREFLGVPA
- a CDS encoding phosphocholine-specific phospholipase C; protein product: MPHPPQQPERHVTAMDRRRFLQVAGATTAMTVLSDSIARAASIPASRRHGSIRDVEHVVVLMQENRSFDHYLGALRGVRGFGDPHPAVLPSGKDVWHQSDGTREVLPFRPDQDQLGHAFLEGLPHGWWDGQMAVNRGRYDRWLPAKGTTTMAHLERRDAAFHYQLADAFTVCDGYYCSFIGNTDPNRYYLWSGWVGNDGKGGGPELYNEELGYGWTTYPERLEAAGVSWKVYQDEGTGLDAAGSWGWTQDPYIGNYGDTSLLYFNSYRNAKPGDPLYEKARRGTTARTGDDYFRILREDVRTGRLPAVSYISAPEAFSEHSNWPTAYGAWYIAQVLDALTSNPEVWSRTALFITYDENDGFFDHLVPPMATNPDIPGASTVSTEYEYFPGKAGDKRFPSGAYGAGPRVPMWVVSPWSTGGWVCSEAFDHTSVIRFMEKRFGVREPQITPWRRAVFGDLTSAFDFSRTPATPPRLMDVAGWAPTDRQRHPDYKPVPPAAGTMPRQEPGTRPARPLGYDLRLDERPSDQGLTLTLTNRGRLGAALQARLLEPADAPRSYTVEAGRSVSATLPATGAYHVDVHGPNGFFRSYAGDRSQDAVTVSLEPQGRSGRLRLVVTRLGREVDVEITSAYPAALRAGGDAEVSDEQGGDEQGGGSASLRDHGRGKGRSRSAVRVDTRRSGGWYDLTVTVPGTGFRRVLAGHLETGAPSVSDPQLGR